Proteins encoded within one genomic window of Brassica rapa cultivar Chiifu-401-42 chromosome A09, CAAS_Brap_v3.01, whole genome shotgun sequence:
- the LOC103837899 gene encoding calmodulin-binding transcription activator 3 isoform X2, protein MAEARRFSPNNELDVGHILSEARNRWLRPPEICEILQNYQKFQISSEPPTTPASGSVFLFDRKVLRYFRKDGHNWRKKRDGKTVKEAHERLKAGSVDVLHCYYAHGHDNENFQRRSYWMLQEELSHIVFVHYLEVKGSRISTSYNRMQRTAEDSAQFSHETGEVFTSERDGYASGSINQYDHNNHPQATDSANVNGAHTPELEDAESAYNQQGSSIVYSHQQPPSTGFDPLYQMSLTPRTINGPGVTNGLRNKKSIDSQTWEEILGNCGSGAEGLLPLQPNSEHEVLDQILQDSSFTMQAPYLSTKKQHLLDGALGEEGLKKVDSFSRWMSKELGDVCVIADANESFTHSSSTAYLDGYVMSPSLSKEQLFSIIDFAPNWTYVGCEVNVLVTGKFLKTPEEAEREEWCCMFGQTEAPADVIADGILQCVAPMREAGRVPFYITCSNRLACSEVREFEYKVLESQAFGRETDDSTESLEARFVKLLCSKSDSPSSNGSDMSQVSEKISLLLFENDDQLDQMLMNEISQESMKEKLLQEALKESLHSWLLQKIAEGGKGPNVLDEGGQGILHFAAALGYNWALEPTVVAGVSVDFRDVTGWTALHWAAFFGRELVIGSLIALGASPGTLTDPNPDFPSGSTPSDLAYANGFKGIAGYLSEYALTAHVSLLSLNESNAETSESTTPSPSSSSLTDSLTAVRNATQAAARIHQVFRAQSFQKKQMKEFGVSEERALSMLAPKTHKQGRAHSDDSVQAAAIRIQNKFRGYKGRKDYLITRQRIIRIQAHVRGYQVRKNYRKIIWSVGILEKVILRWRRKGAGLRGFKSDALVDKMQDGTGREEDDDFFKQGRKQTEERLQKALARVKSMAQYPEARDQYRRLLNVVNDIQESKVEKALESSEEATCFDDDLIDIEALLGDDDTLMLPMSSTLWNT, encoded by the exons ATGGCGGAAGCAAGGAGATTTAGCCCCAATAACGAACTAG ATGTTGGCCACATACTCTCAGAAGCTCGAAACCGATGGCTTCGTCCTCCTGAAATCTGTGAAATCTTACAGAACTACCAAAAGTTTCAAATCTCTTCTGAGCCACCTACTACACCTGCAA GTGGATCTGTTTTTCTATTTGATCGAAAGGTGCTCAGATACTTCAGGAAAGATGGTCACAATTGGAGGAAGAAAAGAGATGGAAAGACGGTGAAAGAAGCTCATGAGAGGTTGAAG GCGGGAAGCGTTGATGTTCTACATTGTTACTATGCCCATGGACATgacaatgaaaattttcaaagaCGTAGTTACTGGATGCTTCAGGA AGAGCTTTCCCACATAGTTTTTGTCCATTATCTCGAAGTCAAG GGTAGTAGAATTTCGACTTCTTATAATCGGATGCAAAGGACTGCAGAAGATTCTGCTCAATTTTCTCATGAAACTGGGGAAGTCTTCACTAGTGAACGTGATGGTTATGCTTCTGGCAGCATTAATCAATATGATCACAACAATCATCCGCAAGCAACTGACTCAGCAAATGTCAATGGTGCTCATACCCCAGAGCTTGAAGATGCTGAATCAG CATACAATCAGCAGGGGAGCTCGATAGTTTACTCACATCAGCAGCCTCCAAGTACTGGTTTCGATCCTCTCTATCAGATGTCCTTGACCC CAAGAACTATCAACGGTCCTGGAGTAACAAATGGCTTACGAAACAAAAAGTCTATTGATTCCCAAACTTGGGAAGAGATTCTGGGAAACTGTGGCTCTGGAGCTGAAGGGTTATTACCTTTGCAGCCTAACAGTGAGCatgaagtgctggaccaaataCTCCAGGACTCCTCTTTTACCATGCAAGCTCCGTACCTATCTACCAAGAAACAGCATTTGTTAGACGGTGCACTGGGTGAAGAAGGCCTGAAAAAAGTGGACAGTTTCAGTCGCTGGATGAGCAAAGAGCTTGGAGATGTTTGTGTCATCGCTGATGCAAACGAGTCTTTCACTCATTCCAGTTCAACAGCCTACTTGGATGGATATGTTATGAGTCCTTCCCTATCAAAGGAACAGCTCTTTAGCATTATTGACTTCGCTCCAAACTGGACTTATGTGGGTTGTGAAGTCAACGTTCTCGTTACTGGAAAATTCTTAAAGACTCCAGAGGAGGCTGAGAGAGAAGAGTGGTGTTGCATGTTTGGGCAAACAGAAGCTCCAGCAGATGTTATAGCCGATGGGATTCTCCAGTGTGTGGCTCCTATGCGTGAGGCTGGGAGAGTTCCCTTTTATATAACGTGTTCCAACAGATTAGCATGCAGCGAAGTGCGTGAGTTCGAGTATAAGGTCTTGGAGTCTCAAGCTTTTGGAAGAGAAACAGATGACTCTACTGAAAGCCTTGAAGCAAGATTTGTTAAACTCTTGTGCTCCAAATCTGATTCACCGAGCTCGAATGGTAGTGATATGTCTCAAGTGAGCGAGAAGATTAGTTTACTGCTTTTCGAGAACGATGACCAGCTTGATCAGATGCTAATGAATGAAATCTCTCAAGAGAGTATGAAAGAAAAGCTTTTGCAGGAAGCTCTGAAGGAAAGCTTGCACTCATGGCTTTTGCAGAAGATAGCAGAAGGTGGAAAAGGTCCTAACGTGTTGGACGAAGGTGGACAAGGTATATTACATTTTGCAGCTGCTCTTGGTTACAACTGGGCGTTAGAACCGACGGTGGTGGCTGGTGTCAGCGTGGATTTTCGAGATGTAACTGGTTGGACTGCACTTCATTGGGCAGCTTTCTTTGGCAGGGAGCTGGTGATTGGTTCTCTCATAGCTCTCGGCGCTTCTCCCGGAACTTTGACTGATCCGAATCCAGATTTTCCATCAGGAAGCACGCCTTCTGATCTAGCCTACGCTAATGGTTTCAAAGGAATCGCTGGTTATCTCTCTGAATACGCCTTAACGGCTCATGTTTCTTTGCTCAGTCTAAATGAGAGCAACGCAGAAACGTCTGAGAGTACTACTCCTAGCCCGTCCAGCTCGTCGTTGACAGACTCTCTTACAGCTGTGCGTAACGCTACGCAAGCAGCAGCTCGGATTCATCAGGTCTTTAGGGCTCAGTCTTTCCAGAAGAAGCAGATGAAAGAGTTTGGAGTGTCGGAAGAGCGTGCTCTTTCAATGCTTGCTCCTAAAACACACAAACAAGGACGAGCGCATAGCGATGATTCAGTGCAAGCCGCTGCTATCCGGATTCAGAACAAGTTCCGTGGTTATAAAGGAAGAAAAGATTATTTGATTACTAGACAAAGAATCATCAGAATACAG GCTCATGTAAGAGGTTATCAGGTTAGGAAAAACTACAGGAAGATAATATGGTCAGTGGGGATATTAGAGAAGGTGATACTGCGTTGGAGAAGGAAAGGAGCTGGTCTGCGTGGGTTTAAGTCAGACGCACTTGTTGATAAGATGCAAGATGGAACAGGGAGAGAAGAGGATGATGATTTCTTCAAGCAAGGTAGAAAGCAAACAGAGGAAAGGCTTCAAAAGGCTCTTGCAAGAGTTAAGTCTATGGCTCAGTATCCTGAAGCTAGAGATCAGTACCGTAGATTACTTAATGTTGTAAACGACATCCAAGAAAGCAAG GTTGAAAAGGCTCTTGAGAGTTCAGAAGAAGCAACTTGTTTTGATGATGATCTAATAGATATTGAAGCATTGTTGGGAGATGATGACACTTTGATGTTGCCTATGTCCTCAACTTTGTGGAACACTTGA
- the LOC103837898 gene encoding uncharacterized protein LOC103837898 → MMVSMEALAMAGEDYQEWGLSIDEYEYQESVVPSHLLAEEDCSEEDSEEEDHVNDDNRDFDGVEAKQHVTCDVRDSSVGKLIEQSISHIIVHLKHIKLLTHLLENFLFSHVLDFLL, encoded by the coding sequence ATGATGGTTTCGATGGAGGCTTTAGCGATGGCAGGAGAGGATTATCAAGAATGGGGACTTAGTATTGATGAATATGAGTATCAAGAATCCGTCGTTCCATCTCATTTACTTGCAGAAGAAGACTGTTCTGAAGAAGATTCCGAAGAAGAAGACCATGTAAATGACGATAATAGAGATTTTGATGGCGTAGAGGCTAAACAACATGTTACTTGTGACGTTAGAGATTCTTCTGTTGGAAAACTGATTGAACAATCTATCTCACATATCATCGTTCACCTCAAACACATTAAGTTATTAACACATCTTCTTGAGAACTTTTTGTTTAGCCAtgttcttgattttcttttgtaa
- the LOC103837902 gene encoding ras-related protein RABH1d — MASVSPLAKYKLVFLGDQSVGKTSIITRFMYDKFDTTYQATIGIDFLSKTMYLEDRTVRLQLWDTAGQERFRSLIPSYIRDSSVAVVVYDVSNRLSFLNTSKWIEEVRTERAGDVIIVLVGNKTDLVDKRQVSIEEGDSKGREYGVIFIETSAKAGFNIKPLFRKIAAALPGMDSYSNMKTEDMVDVNLKATSNSSQGDQQGGGCSC; from the exons ATGGCTTCGGTGTCACCATTGGCTAAGTATAAACTGGTCTTCTTAGGAGATCAATCTGTCGGAAAAACAAGCATCATCACACGTTTCATGTATGATAAGTTCGACACAACCTACCAG GCTACTATTGGAATCGATTTCTTATCGAAAACAATGTACCTTGAAGATCGAACTGTTCGTCTCCAGCTTTg GGATACTGCTGGACAAGAAAGATTCAGAAGTTTGATTCCAAGTTACATAAGAGACTCTTCTGTTGCTGTAGTTGTTTATGATGTATCCAATAGGCTTTCATTTCTCAACACATCTAAATGGATCGAAGAAGTTCGTACCGAAAGAGCCGGTGATGTTATCATTGTTCTTGTCGGAAACAAGACCGATCTTGTCGATAAAAG GCAAGTCTCGATTGAAGAAGGAGACAGCAAAGGTCGTGAGTACGGAGTTATATTCATTGAGACTAGTGCAAAAGCAGGGTTCAATATCAAGCCTTTGTTTCGCAAAATCGCTGCGGCGTTACCAGGGATGGACTCGTattcaaacatgaaaactgaggATATGGTTGATGTCAACCTAAAAGCTACTTCGAATTCATCGCAAGGCGACCAACAAGGAGGAGGCTGTTCTTGTTGA
- the LOC103837903 gene encoding DNA oxidative demethylase ALKBH2 yields the protein MEETADLLPESLQPANEPFDVASKKLSCGQITNEEDESLDKKNKCCSDIVSDSNYKTGLNCHQEDQRRTSLVASIVEVVASHDAPTRRTIDLGHGSDLIYIQRFLPFQKSWTFFDYLDKHIPWTRPTIRVFGRSCLQPRDTCYVASSGLTPLVYSGYRPDAYSWDDFPPLKEILDAICEALPGSRFNSLLLNRYKGANDYVGWHADDEKLYGATPEIASLSLGCERDFVLKKKKLQDSSLEKRGDGGPANKRLKRSSSGEEDQHSFALKHGSLLVMRGYTQKDWIHSVPKRAKAEGTRINLTFRLVL from the exons ATGGAGGAGACCGCCGATCTTCTTCCGGAATCTCTCCAACCTGCTAATGAG CCGTTTGATGTAGCCAGCAAGAAGCTTAGTTGCGGTCAGATCACCAACGAGGAAGATGAATCTCTTGACAAGAA AAACAAGTGTTGTAGTGACATTGTCTCTGATTCAAATTACAAGACAGGACTCAACTGCCATCAGGAGGACCAG CGGAGGACGAGTCTAGTAGCATCTATTGTGGAAGTGGTGGCATCTCACGACGCTCCCACTAGGAGAACCATTGATCTTGGCCATGGAAGTGACCTCATCTACATTCAGAGGTTTCTTCCCTTTCAAAAGTCTTGGACTTTCTTTGATTATCTCGACAAGCATATTCCTTGGACCAGACCCACCATTCGTGTCTTTGGTCGTTCTTGCCTCCAG CCAAGAGATACATGTTACGTTGCAAGTAGCGGATTGACTCCGCTGGTGTACAGTGGATACCGACCTGATGCCTATTCTTGGGATGACTTTCCACCTCTCAAGGAGATCCTTGACGCT ATTTGCGAAGCGCTTCCTGGAAGCAGATTCAACAGCTTGCTTTTGAATAGGTACAAAGGCGCCAACGACTACGTTGGTTGGCATGCAGACGATGAAAAGCTTTACGGTGCTACTCCTGAAATTGCTTCCCTCTCACTTGGATGCGAACGTGACTTTGTGctcaagaaaaagaaacttCAAGATTCTTCCCTTGAGAAAAGAGGAGATGGTGGACCAGCGAACaagaggttgaagagaagcagcagCGGAGAGGAGGATCAGCATAGTTTCGCATTGAAGCATGGATCGTTGCTGGTGATGAGGGGGTACACTCAAAAGGACTGGATTCATTCTGTGCCGAAGCGTGCAAAGGCGGAGGGCACTCGTATCAACCTCACCTTCAGGCTTGTTTTGTAA
- the LOC103837899 gene encoding calmodulin-binding transcription activator 3 isoform X1, which yields MAEARRFSPNNELDVGHILSEARNRWLRPPEICEILQNYQKFQISSEPPTTPASGSVFLFDRKVLRYFRKDGHNWRKKRDGKTVKEAHERLKAGSVDVLHCYYAHGHDNENFQRRSYWMLQEELSHIVFVHYLEVKGSRISTSYNRMQRTAEDSAQFSHETGEVFTSERDGYASGSINQYDHNNHPQATDSANVNGAHTPELEDAESAYNQQGSSIVYSHQQPPSTGFDPLYQMSLTPARTINGPGVTNGLRNKKSIDSQTWEEILGNCGSGAEGLLPLQPNSEHEVLDQILQDSSFTMQAPYLSTKKQHLLDGALGEEGLKKVDSFSRWMSKELGDVCVIADANESFTHSSSTAYLDGYVMSPSLSKEQLFSIIDFAPNWTYVGCEVNVLVTGKFLKTPEEAEREEWCCMFGQTEAPADVIADGILQCVAPMREAGRVPFYITCSNRLACSEVREFEYKVLESQAFGRETDDSTESLEARFVKLLCSKSDSPSSNGSDMSQVSEKISLLLFENDDQLDQMLMNEISQESMKEKLLQEALKESLHSWLLQKIAEGGKGPNVLDEGGQGILHFAAALGYNWALEPTVVAGVSVDFRDVTGWTALHWAAFFGRELVIGSLIALGASPGTLTDPNPDFPSGSTPSDLAYANGFKGIAGYLSEYALTAHVSLLSLNESNAETSESTTPSPSSSSLTDSLTAVRNATQAAARIHQVFRAQSFQKKQMKEFGVSEERALSMLAPKTHKQGRAHSDDSVQAAAIRIQNKFRGYKGRKDYLITRQRIIRIQAHVRGYQVRKNYRKIIWSVGILEKVILRWRRKGAGLRGFKSDALVDKMQDGTGREEDDDFFKQGRKQTEERLQKALARVKSMAQYPEARDQYRRLLNVVNDIQESKVEKALESSEEATCFDDDLIDIEALLGDDDTLMLPMSSTLWNT from the exons ATGGCGGAAGCAAGGAGATTTAGCCCCAATAACGAACTAG ATGTTGGCCACATACTCTCAGAAGCTCGAAACCGATGGCTTCGTCCTCCTGAAATCTGTGAAATCTTACAGAACTACCAAAAGTTTCAAATCTCTTCTGAGCCACCTACTACACCTGCAA GTGGATCTGTTTTTCTATTTGATCGAAAGGTGCTCAGATACTTCAGGAAAGATGGTCACAATTGGAGGAAGAAAAGAGATGGAAAGACGGTGAAAGAAGCTCATGAGAGGTTGAAG GCGGGAAGCGTTGATGTTCTACATTGTTACTATGCCCATGGACATgacaatgaaaattttcaaagaCGTAGTTACTGGATGCTTCAGGA AGAGCTTTCCCACATAGTTTTTGTCCATTATCTCGAAGTCAAG GGTAGTAGAATTTCGACTTCTTATAATCGGATGCAAAGGACTGCAGAAGATTCTGCTCAATTTTCTCATGAAACTGGGGAAGTCTTCACTAGTGAACGTGATGGTTATGCTTCTGGCAGCATTAATCAATATGATCACAACAATCATCCGCAAGCAACTGACTCAGCAAATGTCAATGGTGCTCATACCCCAGAGCTTGAAGATGCTGAATCAG CATACAATCAGCAGGGGAGCTCGATAGTTTACTCACATCAGCAGCCTCCAAGTACTGGTTTCGATCCTCTCTATCAGATGTCCTTGACCC caGCAAGAACTATCAACGGTCCTGGAGTAACAAATGGCTTACGAAACAAAAAGTCTATTGATTCCCAAACTTGGGAAGAGATTCTGGGAAACTGTGGCTCTGGAGCTGAAGGGTTATTACCTTTGCAGCCTAACAGTGAGCatgaagtgctggaccaaataCTCCAGGACTCCTCTTTTACCATGCAAGCTCCGTACCTATCTACCAAGAAACAGCATTTGTTAGACGGTGCACTGGGTGAAGAAGGCCTGAAAAAAGTGGACAGTTTCAGTCGCTGGATGAGCAAAGAGCTTGGAGATGTTTGTGTCATCGCTGATGCAAACGAGTCTTTCACTCATTCCAGTTCAACAGCCTACTTGGATGGATATGTTATGAGTCCTTCCCTATCAAAGGAACAGCTCTTTAGCATTATTGACTTCGCTCCAAACTGGACTTATGTGGGTTGTGAAGTCAACGTTCTCGTTACTGGAAAATTCTTAAAGACTCCAGAGGAGGCTGAGAGAGAAGAGTGGTGTTGCATGTTTGGGCAAACAGAAGCTCCAGCAGATGTTATAGCCGATGGGATTCTCCAGTGTGTGGCTCCTATGCGTGAGGCTGGGAGAGTTCCCTTTTATATAACGTGTTCCAACAGATTAGCATGCAGCGAAGTGCGTGAGTTCGAGTATAAGGTCTTGGAGTCTCAAGCTTTTGGAAGAGAAACAGATGACTCTACTGAAAGCCTTGAAGCAAGATTTGTTAAACTCTTGTGCTCCAAATCTGATTCACCGAGCTCGAATGGTAGTGATATGTCTCAAGTGAGCGAGAAGATTAGTTTACTGCTTTTCGAGAACGATGACCAGCTTGATCAGATGCTAATGAATGAAATCTCTCAAGAGAGTATGAAAGAAAAGCTTTTGCAGGAAGCTCTGAAGGAAAGCTTGCACTCATGGCTTTTGCAGAAGATAGCAGAAGGTGGAAAAGGTCCTAACGTGTTGGACGAAGGTGGACAAGGTATATTACATTTTGCAGCTGCTCTTGGTTACAACTGGGCGTTAGAACCGACGGTGGTGGCTGGTGTCAGCGTGGATTTTCGAGATGTAACTGGTTGGACTGCACTTCATTGGGCAGCTTTCTTTGGCAGGGAGCTGGTGATTGGTTCTCTCATAGCTCTCGGCGCTTCTCCCGGAACTTTGACTGATCCGAATCCAGATTTTCCATCAGGAAGCACGCCTTCTGATCTAGCCTACGCTAATGGTTTCAAAGGAATCGCTGGTTATCTCTCTGAATACGCCTTAACGGCTCATGTTTCTTTGCTCAGTCTAAATGAGAGCAACGCAGAAACGTCTGAGAGTACTACTCCTAGCCCGTCCAGCTCGTCGTTGACAGACTCTCTTACAGCTGTGCGTAACGCTACGCAAGCAGCAGCTCGGATTCATCAGGTCTTTAGGGCTCAGTCTTTCCAGAAGAAGCAGATGAAAGAGTTTGGAGTGTCGGAAGAGCGTGCTCTTTCAATGCTTGCTCCTAAAACACACAAACAAGGACGAGCGCATAGCGATGATTCAGTGCAAGCCGCTGCTATCCGGATTCAGAACAAGTTCCGTGGTTATAAAGGAAGAAAAGATTATTTGATTACTAGACAAAGAATCATCAGAATACAG GCTCATGTAAGAGGTTATCAGGTTAGGAAAAACTACAGGAAGATAATATGGTCAGTGGGGATATTAGAGAAGGTGATACTGCGTTGGAGAAGGAAAGGAGCTGGTCTGCGTGGGTTTAAGTCAGACGCACTTGTTGATAAGATGCAAGATGGAACAGGGAGAGAAGAGGATGATGATTTCTTCAAGCAAGGTAGAAAGCAAACAGAGGAAAGGCTTCAAAAGGCTCTTGCAAGAGTTAAGTCTATGGCTCAGTATCCTGAAGCTAGAGATCAGTACCGTAGATTACTTAATGTTGTAAACGACATCCAAGAAAGCAAG GTTGAAAAGGCTCTTGAGAGTTCAGAAGAAGCAACTTGTTTTGATGATGATCTAATAGATATTGAAGCATTGTTGGGAGATGATGACACTTTGATGTTGCCTATGTCCTCAACTTTGTGGAACACTTGA
- the LOC103837901 gene encoding ubiquitin carboxyl-terminal hydrolase 3 isoform X1: MGVAGSKLEKALGEQFPEGERYFGFENFGNTCYCNSVLQALYFCAPFREQLLEYYSTNNKNVENLLTCLADLFYQISSQKKKTGVIAPKRFVQRLKKQNVLFRSYMHQDAHEFLNYLLNELDDILEKEAKTDNETSSNGPKLLQENGVHKEPTVTWVHKIFQGILTNETRCLRCETVTARDETFLDLSLDIEQNSSITSCLNNFCSTETLHSEDKFFCDKCCSLQEAQKRMKIKKPPHILVIHLKRFKYIEQLGRYKKLSYRVVFPLELKLDNTVEEYADIEYSLFAVVVHVGTGPNHGHYVSLVKSHNHWLFFDDENVEMIEESAVQTFFGSSQEYSSNTDHGYILFYERLGTR, encoded by the exons ATGGGCGTGGCGGGTTCGAAACTGGAGAAAGCACTGGGCGAGCAGTTCCCGGAGGGAGAGCGATACTTTGGCTTCGAAAACTTCGGCAACACTTGTTACTGTAACAGTGTTTTGCAG GCCCTTTACTTTTGTGCTCCCTTCCGTGAACAGTTGCTTGAATACTACTCCACAAATAATAAGAATGTGGAGAATCTCTTAACCTGCTTGGCTGATTTGTTTTATCAG ATAAGTtctcagaagaagaagacaggaGTTATTGCTCCCAAGCGCTTTGTACAGAGGTTGAAGAAACAGAATGTGCTTTTCCGGAGTTATATGCATCAG GATGCACATGAGTTCCTTAATTATTTGCTAAACGAACTTGATGACATCTTAGAGAAAGAGGCAAAAACGGACAATGAAACTTCATCAAATGGACCGAAACTTCTTCAGGAAAATGGTGTTCATAAAGAGCCTACTGTTACATGGGTGCACAAGATTTTTCAG GGTATACTTACCAACGAGACAAGGTGTCTGAGGTGTGAGACAGTAACAGCAAGAGACGAGACATTCCTCGACCTAAGCCTTGATATTGAACAGAACAGTTCCATAACTAGCTGTTTGAACAACTTCTGCTCCACCGAGACTCTACACTCTGAAGACAAATTCTTCTGTGACAAATGCTGCAGTTTACAAGAAGCACAGAAGAGGATGAAGATCAAGAAGCCGCCACACATATTAGTCATACATCTGAAACGGTTCAAATACATTGAACAGTTGGGTCGCTACAAGAAGCTATCATACAGAGTAGTCTTCCCACTGGAACTGAAACTGGACAACACAGTGGAAGAATACGCAGACATCGAGTACTCTCTCTTTGCAGTTGTGGTTCATGTCGGAACCGGTCCCAACCACGGTCACTATGTAAGCCTCGTGAAATCCCATAACCATTGGCTCTTCTTCGATGATGAGAATGTTGAAATGATCGAAGAGTCTGCTGTTCAAACATTCTTTGGTTCGTCACAAGAGTACTCCAGCAACACTGATCATGGCTACATCTTGTTCTATGAGAGACTCGGAACAAGATAG
- the LOC103837901 gene encoding ubiquitin carboxyl-terminal hydrolase 4 isoform X2 — protein sequence MGVAGSKLEKALGEQFPEGERYFGFENFGNTCYCNSVLQALYFCAPFREQLLEYYSTNNKNVENLLTCLADLFYQKEAKTDNETSSNGPKLLQENGVHKEPTVTWVHKIFQGILTNETRCLRCETVTARDETFLDLSLDIEQNSSITSCLNNFCSTETLHSEDKFFCDKCCSLQEAQKRMKIKKPPHILVIHLKRFKYIEQLGRYKKLSYRVVFPLELKLDNTVEEYADIEYSLFAVVVHVGTGPNHGHYVSLVKSHNHWLFFDDENVEMIEESAVQTFFGSSQEYSSNTDHGYILFYERLGTR from the exons ATGGGCGTGGCGGGTTCGAAACTGGAGAAAGCACTGGGCGAGCAGTTCCCGGAGGGAGAGCGATACTTTGGCTTCGAAAACTTCGGCAACACTTGTTACTGTAACAGTGTTTTGCAG GCCCTTTACTTTTGTGCTCCCTTCCGTGAACAGTTGCTTGAATACTACTCCACAAATAATAAGAATGTGGAGAATCTCTTAACCTGCTTGGCTGATTTGTTTTATCAG AAAGAGGCAAAAACGGACAATGAAACTTCATCAAATGGACCGAAACTTCTTCAGGAAAATGGTGTTCATAAAGAGCCTACTGTTACATGGGTGCACAAGATTTTTCAG GGTATACTTACCAACGAGACAAGGTGTCTGAGGTGTGAGACAGTAACAGCAAGAGACGAGACATTCCTCGACCTAAGCCTTGATATTGAACAGAACAGTTCCATAACTAGCTGTTTGAACAACTTCTGCTCCACCGAGACTCTACACTCTGAAGACAAATTCTTCTGTGACAAATGCTGCAGTTTACAAGAAGCACAGAAGAGGATGAAGATCAAGAAGCCGCCACACATATTAGTCATACATCTGAAACGGTTCAAATACATTGAACAGTTGGGTCGCTACAAGAAGCTATCATACAGAGTAGTCTTCCCACTGGAACTGAAACTGGACAACACAGTGGAAGAATACGCAGACATCGAGTACTCTCTCTTTGCAGTTGTGGTTCATGTCGGAACCGGTCCCAACCACGGTCACTATGTAAGCCTCGTGAAATCCCATAACCATTGGCTCTTCTTCGATGATGAGAATGTTGAAATGATCGAAGAGTCTGCTGTTCAAACATTCTTTGGTTCGTCACAAGAGTACTCCAGCAACACTGATCATGGCTACATCTTGTTCTATGAGAGACTCGGAACAAGATAG